In Streptomyces sp. NBC_00341, the DNA window GACGAAGGCCCGCCAGGCGGCATTCAGGTCTTCGCCGTGCCATTCGCCCATGAGGGCCGTGTAGAGGGGGTTGGCGAGGAGCTGGGTCCAGGCCGCGTCGTAGACGGCGACGGGGGTGGTGACGAGCCGGTCGAGGATGCGGTGAATGCCGGGTGTGAGGTGGCGGGGGATGAGGCCGGCGCCCGGCGGCGCCAGTCCTGCCAGGCGGAACAGGTGCTCCCGCTCACCCGGGGCGAGGCGGAGGGCGCGGGCGAGGGCCTCGACCACCTGGGAGGAGGGGTGGGTGGCCCGTCCCTGTTCGAGGCGGACGATGTAGTCGGCGGAGATGCCGGCGAGCTGGGAGAGCTCTTCCCGGCGCAGGCCGGGGGCGCGTCTGCGGCTCGTGGCGGGCAGGCCGACCGTTTCCGGGGTGACACGGTCGCGCCAGGCGCGCAGGGCCCCGCCCAGTTCTGTATGAACCATGTCGGCCATTGTGGCAAACCCGGACCGGCTCTTTCCTGGTACCGCGAGTCCCAGGAAAACGCGTCCGCTATCTGACAGCCGGAGAATGCCCCAGGCTGGTGGCACGGCGGAAACGCCGGCGGCGGAGAGAAACCCTGAGCCGGCAGCCGCAGACCGAAAGGAACACCCCCATGAGCAAGCTCGCTCTTGTCACCGGCGCGACCTCCGGCATCGGCCGGGCATTCGCCGAGCGCTTCGCCGCCGA includes these proteins:
- a CDS encoding helix-turn-helix transcriptional regulator; the encoded protein is MVHTELGGALRAWRDRVTPETVGLPATSRRRAPGLRREELSQLAGISADYIVRLEQGRATHPSSQVVEALARALRLAPGEREHLFRLAGLAPPGAGLIPRHLTPGIHRILDRLVTTPVAVYDAAWTQLLANPLYTALMGEWHGEDLNAAWRAFVSSRTRVRHTPQSNGELRELLAADLKRTSGQYPHDPALKSLIEKLRTHSAQFAGLWESGTAAEHEAGRKIIDHPHVGSLTLDCDVLNVAGSSLRVMVYTAQPGTRDAERLDFLSVVGTQSLTE